A window of Pedobacter lusitanus contains these coding sequences:
- a CDS encoding SDR family NAD(P)-dependent oxidoreductase, producing MSNTKIWYITGASRGMGLSLVRQLLAKGHSVVATSRSIAAFEEFNGIGDRFLSLEVDLKNEQSIAASIKKAIEKFGRLDVIINNAGYGLGGALEELSSAEIDENFQVNFFAVVHVVQQVLPYLRKQRSGHIINISSIAGFAPGTGWSMYCAAKFAVSGLSEALANDLKPLGIHVTNVMPGWFRTGFAKADSIAYNKNQIEDYAYLREYHEKMNRMDGAQPGDPDKIADVFLKLVDSPIPAVDLFLGSDAFNRAKTRIEELHRQMETWKDVSFSTDFTT from the coding sequence ATGAGTAATACAAAAATTTGGTATATCACGGGGGCATCCAGAGGGATGGGCTTGTCCCTTGTAAGACAGCTACTGGCAAAAGGCCATAGCGTTGTTGCGACTTCTAGATCCATTGCCGCATTTGAAGAGTTTAACGGGATAGGTGACAGGTTTCTGTCACTGGAAGTTGATCTGAAAAACGAGCAGTCCATTGCAGCTTCAATAAAGAAGGCTATTGAAAAATTCGGTCGTTTAGATGTGATTATAAATAATGCAGGTTATGGACTGGGTGGTGCTTTGGAAGAGCTTAGTTCAGCAGAGATCGATGAAAATTTTCAGGTTAATTTTTTTGCTGTTGTACATGTGGTTCAGCAGGTTTTACCTTATCTGAGAAAACAACGTTCAGGTCATATTATCAATATCTCTTCGATCGCAGGTTTTGCACCAGGTACAGGATGGTCAATGTACTGTGCGGCTAAATTTGCTGTGAGTGGCCTTAGCGAAGCATTGGCCAATGATCTGAAACCACTGGGTATTCATGTAACTAATGTTATGCCAGGCTGGTTCAGGACTGGTTTTGCCAAGGCAGATTCAATAGCTTATAACAAAAACCAGATTGAAGATTATGCTTATTTACGTGAATATCATGAGAAAATGAACAGGATGGACGGTGCACAACCAGGTGACCCGGATAAGATTGCAGATGTATTCCTGAAATTAGTTGACAGCCCGATACCTGCTGTAGACCTGTTCCTGGGCAGTGATGCATTCAATCGTGCAAAAACAAGAATTGAGGAACTGCATAGGCAAATGGAGACCTGGAAGGATGTTTCCTTTTCGACTGATTTTACGACTTAA
- a CDS encoding AraC family transcriptional regulator, which produces MAKSTESLEQFYRDKYGSLSEDLLKNNGQFNVFRIEDRIRKGTTSPTFIRRDFFKIMLFQGDNVFHYGDKSIPVSGNTLLFFNPQVPYTYDSLNPDTSGYFCVFKDEFFKESLRLNLVELPLFMAGSQPVFSLKDEVTSEIKDIFEKIIKELDTDYTYKYELIKNYVSELIYLAMKLQPADNSFEHPDAASRITSVFMELLERQFPIESSSQRFELRSPKVFAERLSIHVNYLNRAIKKTTGRTTTDHIFDRLTAEAKSLLKHTDWNIAEISYVLGFEDQAHFNNFFKKQTTMSPSGFR; this is translated from the coding sequence ATGGCAAAATCAACCGAATCACTTGAACAGTTTTACCGGGATAAGTATGGCAGCTTATCTGAAGATCTCCTGAAAAACAATGGGCAGTTTAATGTTTTCCGGATTGAAGACAGGATTCGTAAAGGTACTACTTCGCCAACATTTATCCGTAGAGATTTCTTTAAGATCATGCTCTTTCAGGGAGATAACGTATTCCATTATGGCGATAAAAGTATTCCGGTCAGTGGAAATACACTGCTTTTCTTTAATCCGCAGGTACCTTATACCTATGATTCACTAAACCCTGATACCAGTGGCTATTTCTGTGTATTCAAGGATGAGTTTTTTAAAGAAAGTCTGCGCTTAAATCTGGTTGAACTACCTTTATTCATGGCAGGTTCACAGCCGGTGTTTAGCCTGAAAGATGAAGTGACTTCTGAAATAAAAGACATTTTTGAAAAAATCATCAAAGAACTTGATACGGATTATACCTATAAGTATGAGCTTATCAAGAATTATGTCAGCGAGCTGATCTATTTAGCTATGAAGCTTCAGCCAGCAGATAATTCCTTTGAGCATCCCGATGCTGCATCGCGCATTACTTCGGTTTTTATGGAATTACTGGAACGTCAGTTCCCAATTGAATCGTCGTCGCAGCGTTTTGAGCTGCGTTCACCAAAAGTCTTTGCAGAAAGACTTTCCATCCATGTAAATTATCTCAATCGTGCAATCAAGAAAACAACAGGGCGCACAACTACTGATCATATCTTCGATCGCCTTACTGCTGAAGCCAAGTCATTGTTAAAGCATACTGACTGGAACATTGCCGAGATCAGCTATGTACTCGGGTTCGAAGATCAGGCTCATTTCAATAACTTTTTCAAGAAACAAACTACTATGAGTCCGTCTGGTTTCAGATAG
- a CDS encoding NAD(P)H-dependent oxidoreductase: protein MALIILAHPDIDKSFANKTIIEELSKISPDIEIRNLVKLYPDYKIVAKEEQELLLKHQTIVFQYPFYWYNMPAILKHWFDVVFEHQFAYGSKGDKLKGKNFVPSFTVGGSEKEYYTLGEHHFRVDDFCKNMEQTAYYAQMNYINPVYFHGTSATAGYTEDEVISKAKKHAQRLAGLIETLK, encoded by the coding sequence ATGGCATTAATCATTCTGGCACATCCGGACATTGACAAATCATTTGCAAACAAAACTATTATCGAAGAATTGAGTAAAATCAGTCCTGATATCGAGATAAGAAACCTTGTAAAGCTGTATCCTGATTATAAAATTGTTGCTAAGGAAGAGCAGGAGCTCTTATTAAAACATCAGACTATAGTTTTCCAATATCCTTTTTACTGGTATAATATGCCTGCCATTTTAAAACATTGGTTTGACGTGGTATTTGAACATCAATTTGCTTATGGTTCAAAGGGGGATAAGCTGAAGGGAAAGAATTTTGTGCCGAGTTTTACAGTAGGAGGATCTGAAAAGGAATATTATACCCTGGGAGAGCATCACTTTCGTGTAGATGATTTTTGTAAAAACATGGAGCAAACAGCCTATTATGCGCAAATGAATTATATTAATCCTGTTTATTTCCACGGAACTTCTGCAACTGCCGGTTATACTGAAGATGAAGTAATCAGTAAGGCGAAAAAACATGCACAAAGATTAGCCGGGTTAATTGAAACACTGAAATAA
- a CDS encoding winged helix-turn-helix transcriptional regulator produces the protein MKTECIGNLVKLNGKTYPCTVSLTMDLVGGKWKAVILYHLKDSEKRYNELRKEMPAVTEMTLSLQLKQLEKDGLLSRKVHGKKPPIKVVYSLTDFGQSFVPVLEAITAWGNRTVSEKGEFLSGPF, from the coding sequence ATGAAAACAGAATGTATTGGTAATTTGGTCAAGCTCAATGGAAAAACTTATCCCTGTACGGTAAGTCTGACTATGGATCTGGTAGGTGGCAAGTGGAAAGCAGTCATACTTTACCATTTAAAAGACAGTGAAAAAAGATATAATGAACTCCGTAAAGAAATGCCCGCGGTTACAGAAATGACTTTGAGTTTACAGTTGAAGCAGTTAGAGAAAGATGGTTTGCTGTCGAGAAAAGTACATGGCAAAAAGCCACCAATAAAAGTCGTTTATAGTTTAACTGATTTTGGCCAAAGTTTCGTTCCTGTTTTAGAAGCCATTACAGCATGGGGTAATCGTACTGTTAGCGAAAAAGGTGAGTTTTTATCCGGCCCATTTTAA
- a CDS encoding serine hydrolase domain-containing protein, producing MKCFLFAVLISCSLVANGQSQKDVKLFIAGLDSIRKALKIPAMSVAVKTGNIMRYENGMGYADLEKKIPATSKTVFRVTSVTKTFTSTLVMKLVEDNKLQLDTPVIRYGVDLGNDKITIKNLITHTSEGIPGNTFQYNGYRYGRLGQVLERVTGLPFEELLMDNILISARMTSSAPAISIDKYNQFLQRRPSIKAYFDTVFNHLAKPYAINSEGKVIPTQYLNEFGAFGGLATTAGDLIKYSEAIDQHQFIRAKTQALVFTANLTNRGTKTPYGLGWFVQNYQGINYYWHYGQTQGESALFIKVPQLKITLAVLCNSDKLSQPFPLGDGDLFTSPVAELFYRCFIARGRKPDRLFKNKEMVAQATMALFNRDTTKALHIYQRYAGENITSPIPKGVFIAAISKVGINADSVKQFTLVTPAKIRVFGVGENCSPDLKYWCDYGWIEDYSGKIIWNMQGQPASSAGGAAKNQKVDQVISLPAGKYKLRFKSDSGHAFNSWDSLPPDNFFWGILLFKVAVN from the coding sequence ATGAAGTGTTTTTTATTTGCTGTTCTTATAAGTTGTTCTTTGGTAGCCAATGGACAAAGTCAAAAAGACGTGAAATTATTTATTGCTGGACTGGATTCGATACGAAAGGCGCTTAAAATCCCGGCGATGTCTGTGGCTGTTAAAACAGGTAATATAATGCGCTATGAAAATGGCATGGGTTATGCCGATTTGGAAAAGAAAATTCCTGCAACAAGCAAAACGGTTTTCCGCGTAACCTCAGTTACAAAGACATTTACTTCTACTTTAGTGATGAAATTGGTTGAGGATAATAAATTGCAACTTGACACTCCCGTTATCCGATACGGCGTAGATCTTGGAAATGATAAGATCACGATTAAAAATCTGATTACTCATACATCAGAAGGTATACCAGGTAATACTTTTCAATATAATGGTTATCGCTATGGCCGGTTAGGACAAGTGCTGGAAAGAGTGACAGGTCTGCCATTTGAGGAGCTGTTAATGGATAACATCCTGATATCAGCACGTATGACCTCATCTGCTCCAGCTATTTCAATAGATAAATATAATCAGTTTTTACAACGGCGTCCGTCTATAAAGGCATATTTTGATACTGTATTTAACCATCTGGCCAAACCATATGCAATCAACAGTGAGGGTAAGGTTATACCCACTCAGTACCTGAACGAGTTTGGCGCATTTGGTGGTCTTGCTACTACTGCCGGCGATCTGATTAAATACTCCGAAGCGATAGATCAGCATCAGTTTATCAGGGCAAAAACCCAGGCTTTGGTATTTACTGCAAACCTAACCAATCGAGGTACAAAGACTCCTTACGGATTGGGTTGGTTTGTTCAAAATTATCAGGGTATTAACTACTATTGGCATTACGGTCAAACTCAGGGCGAATCTGCGCTCTTTATCAAGGTGCCGCAATTAAAAATAACACTTGCTGTGTTATGCAATTCTGATAAACTAAGCCAGCCTTTTCCTTTAGGTGATGGTGACCTTTTTACTTCACCAGTAGCAGAACTGTTTTATCGATGTTTTATAGCCAGGGGCAGGAAACCTGATCGGCTATTCAAAAATAAGGAAATGGTAGCTCAGGCAACGATGGCACTTTTTAACAGAGATACCACGAAAGCTCTTCATATTTATCAAAGATATGCCGGTGAAAATATCACATCGCCAATTCCAAAAGGTGTTTTTATTGCTGCGATTAGTAAAGTTGGGATTAATGCAGATAGCGTAAAACAATTCACACTAGTAACCCCGGCAAAGATCAGGGTATTTGGTGTGGGCGAAAATTGTTCTCCCGATCTAAAGTATTGGTGCGACTATGGATGGATAGAGGATTATTCGGGTAAGATAATCTGGAATATGCAGGGGCAGCCGGCTTCTTCAGCAGGAGGAGCAGCTAAAAACCAAAAAGTCGATCAGGTAATCTCGCTGCCAGCAGGGAAATACAAGCTTCGTTTTAAATCCGACTCCGGCCATGCTTTTAATAGCTGGGACTCATTACCTCCTGATAATTTCTTTTGGGGAATTCTCCTGTTTAAAGTGGCTGTTAATTAG
- a CDS encoding alkaline phosphatase family protein, translated as MTISFVAAAQKKAARVLVFGLDGFSAEGFKAAKHPNLDRMIAEGALSLTTRPVMPSITLPNWTSHFTGSGPEEHGITNNEWTLEKHTLQPLETDGEGYYPSVFKILKDNIPAVKIGYYYNWKELINPINRKYLDEVSFEEHDNYKQNYQKAYDFMIMNKQSPTLVFLYSVHTDHAGHGFGWMSKEYITAIEEADLAIGELLDQLKRAGIYKDTHFMLITDHGGLNKGHGGITMNEMQVPWAITGPQIKKQGLTTVFNSNKNTAIVLAKIFGIAKMPMAWTGTIPVGIFK; from the coding sequence ATGACCATTTCATTTGTTGCAGCTGCGCAAAAGAAAGCCGCCCGCGTATTGGTTTTTGGACTGGATGGTTTTAGTGCTGAAGGCTTTAAAGCCGCTAAACATCCGAATCTGGATAGAATGATAGCAGAAGGGGCGCTTTCACTTACAACCAGGCCGGTGATGCCTTCGATTACGCTGCCAAACTGGACCAGCCACTTCACTGGTTCGGGGCCGGAAGAACATGGCATTACCAATAACGAATGGACGCTTGAAAAACATACTTTACAACCGTTAGAGACTGACGGAGAAGGTTATTACCCTTCTGTTTTTAAGATATTGAAGGATAATATACCAGCTGTAAAGATCGGATATTACTACAACTGGAAAGAACTGATCAATCCCATTAACAGGAAATATCTTGATGAGGTATCTTTTGAAGAGCATGATAATTATAAGCAGAATTATCAAAAGGCGTATGATTTTATGATCATGAATAAACAAAGTCCGACCTTAGTTTTTCTTTATAGCGTACATACAGATCATGCGGGACATGGTTTTGGGTGGATGTCTAAGGAATATATAACAGCTATTGAGGAAGCAGATTTAGCGATAGGAGAACTGCTGGATCAGCTTAAAAGAGCAGGGATTTACAAAGACACTCATTTTATGCTGATTACAGATCATGGCGGATTGAATAAAGGGCATGGTGGAATCACGATGAATGAAATGCAGGTTCCTTGGGCGATTACCGGGCCACAGATAAAAAAACAAGGGCTGACAACAGTTTTTAACAGTAATAAGAATACTGCCATTGTACTGGCAAAGATTTTTGGAATAGCTAAAATGCCCATGGCGTGGACGGGAACAATACCTGTAGGAATATTTAAGTAA
- a CDS encoding sulfatase family protein — protein sequence MRFISLCFLLFFFITAHGQTKSRPNILIIMTDQQTADAMSNAGNKDLRTPAMDKLAQNGVKFKRAYCVQPLCSPSRTSVFSGKMPFETGFVGNIPEKDGLWPDSLLMMGKIFQYGGYKTGYVGKWHLPIPADKVIKHGFDYIRNTDFLDYNDAVTPSYCARFIKENKNQPFLLVASFLNPHDICEWARGDELKMDVLDQAPPASECPELPANWDIPLNEPEIVREQQKVSFRTYPTVNWTGDQWRQYRWAYNRLVEKVDHYIGMVVASLEKYGVEKNTIIIFTADHGDGYAAHRWNQKQILYEEASKVPFIVAKIGQWKPRTDDMLVCNGIDIIPTICGFTGVKKPAYLRGADLSERITDPLKNLRDTLVIETDFADNEDLLGISGRAVITNDFKYIVYNKGNIREQLFNLKMDPGEMDNLAMSKEYKKKLYEMREYLKVWCKRNGDHYVKFL from the coding sequence ATGAGATTTATAAGTTTGTGTTTTTTGTTATTCTTTTTTATTACAGCTCACGGTCAGACTAAATCCCGTCCAAATATTCTGATCATTATGACCGATCAGCAAACAGCTGATGCAATGAGTAATGCAGGCAATAAGGACTTACGTACACCGGCAATGGACAAACTTGCGCAAAATGGAGTGAAGTTTAAAAGGGCTTACTGTGTGCAACCGCTTTGCTCACCATCCAGAACATCAGTTTTTAGTGGTAAAATGCCATTTGAAACAGGTTTTGTTGGTAATATACCAGAAAAAGATGGGCTGTGGCCAGACAGTTTGCTGATGATGGGTAAGATTTTTCAGTATGGAGGATATAAGACCGGATATGTGGGCAAATGGCATTTACCAATACCTGCGGATAAGGTTATTAAGCATGGTTTTGATTATATCAGGAATACCGATTTCTTAGATTATAATGATGCAGTTACACCGTCTTACTGTGCACGTTTTATTAAGGAAAATAAGAATCAGCCATTTCTGCTAGTTGCTTCTTTTTTGAACCCACACGATATTTGTGAATGGGCGCGTGGTGATGAACTGAAGATGGATGTACTCGATCAGGCTCCGCCAGCCAGTGAATGTCCTGAACTACCTGCTAACTGGGATATTCCTTTGAATGAACCGGAAATTGTCCGTGAACAGCAGAAAGTAAGTTTCAGAACGTATCCGACAGTAAACTGGACAGGTGATCAATGGCGGCAATATCGCTGGGCCTATAATCGTCTGGTGGAGAAAGTGGACCATTATATCGGAATGGTAGTGGCTTCTCTGGAAAAGTATGGGGTAGAAAAGAATACGATTATCATTTTTACCGCCGATCATGGTGATGGCTATGCTGCTCATCGCTGGAATCAGAAACAGATTTTATATGAAGAAGCCTCTAAAGTCCCTTTCATTGTGGCAAAAATAGGGCAGTGGAAACCCCGTACAGATGATATGCTGGTCTGTAATGGGATTGATATTATCCCAACTATTTGTGGTTTTACCGGGGTAAAGAAACCAGCATATCTGAGGGGCGCAGATCTTAGTGAAAGAATAACAGACCCTTTGAAAAATCTTCGGGATACTTTAGTGATTGAAACTGATTTTGCCGATAATGAGGATTTGCTGGGCATTAGTGGCAGAGCTGTAATTACTAATGATTTTAAATATATCGTTTATAACAAGGGGAATATTAGAGAGCAGTTATTTAATCTCAAAATGGATCCTGGTGAAATGGATAATCTGGCCATGAGTAAAGAATATAAAAAGAAGCTGTATGAAATGAGGGAGTATCTGAAGGTATGGTGTAAGCGAAATGGAGACCATTATGTGAAGTTTTTATAA
- a CDS encoding hybrid sensor histidine kinase/response regulator transcription factor: protein MKMTNCRFGFSKLLLLPIFTIVAVLVLLCEVLFAQQVGRQFRNISVDKGLSQSTVFAVRQDTLGFIWIGTQDGLNRYDSKNFKTYRPVKEDNSSLQSYYIRCLFIDQQGSLWVGGNQGISRYDYKTDSFVNYKLPHSVGEWYICAMTEDTAHNIWVVSVAGDVFCLKTTAKNFVPVNLNTLSHGIKKISYIGIQRNNLYLGTDVGLFEIGDKRNTLSKIKLAVDRPYINDVFIDNNDFWIGTEGNGLLRYNIKTRQNSYFTHAADKNSVADNNVRSITKDAIGNMWLGTFKGLSILNPESSAFDNYYHQLSQPFTIGQNSVRCVYRDRQNGMWLGTYYGGVSYYHKDDIKFSLLSQNTGRISLNDEVISAIRQDKNGNFWIGTNNKGLNYWNPRKNTISYYSAHENRPDGLSSNNIKAIGFDNAGNVLIGTHKGGLNVLNPSTGQIKRYLSDVNNPNSIAGDLVYSILKDHQNRIWIGTRSGLDQFIPQSQQFVHITSDKAGKRLISDDITCLFEDSQHRIWIGTTNGVSQFYPDNLLFGNTGNGTLSEDIVNCIVEDKKKRIWMGTRDGLSLYDEAKRSFVSFKNRKNFLDGTIYGIQPDDEGNLWISTNRGLVKFNPDSFFIQSFDESDGLQNNQFNEYSFYKAADGMLLFGGIKGISYFYPSAIKQQPLPLKLSFTALEVFNKRVNATDGTGILKNHIDQTEELELGSDYKHFSIFFNAFNYISANRTHYYYKLEGIDNDWQRTDDLKISYSNLPHGQYELSVKAVGPNGEISPVRKLKISVLPPWYKTTWFYLSVFIVIVVTSYISYKIIVERIKTLHQLKLERIDKEKVHSINQMKMDFFTNVSHELRTPLTLILAPLEELIKKPSGDKSSGKKLELMLINAKRLYNLVDQLFEFRKTEMGTRRLKVAKGDIVSFVHEIYESFHPLSEKNNIRYTYYSTEAKLSFYFDKDAIAKILFNLLSNAFKYTRPTQQVSIELLKRDEMVLIKVEDTGVGICEADLSKVFDRFYQVNNREMNLGSGVGLAFTKSLVELHHGNIIVESEPGKGTVFTIAIPLSDAIYYNNSDTEITGYELSVVTDKLSVTDSVEPVTNDPVEINMNIKLLIVDDNQEILAYLEDFFKQRYQVRGASDGKMALSILEKEPFDLIISDVMMPVLDGLDFCKRVKQNINTSHIPLILLTAKSETSQQLKGLEIGADDYVTKPFSTILLAAKINNLLRLRKRLKEYYSASKEIIPENIAFNTLDEDFLKEAIAIIELHLSDSEFSVDKFSREIGMSRSSLYLKFKAITGESVLDFVKRIRFKKAVELLVSKRYTIAQIAYTCGFNTPSYFSTAFKNYFGVMPSEYLEKNEPVKR from the coding sequence ATGAAGATGACGAATTGCCGGTTCGGGTTTAGTAAATTATTACTGTTACCTATTTTTACCATCGTTGCTGTGCTGGTTCTGTTATGCGAAGTATTGTTTGCACAACAGGTGGGCAGGCAGTTCCGGAATATCTCTGTAGACAAGGGATTGTCTCAAAGTACGGTCTTTGCAGTCAGACAGGATACCCTGGGATTTATCTGGATAGGTACACAGGATGGTTTAAACAGATATGACAGTAAAAATTTCAAGACTTACAGACCGGTAAAAGAAGATAACAGCAGTCTGCAATCTTACTACATACGTTGTCTTTTTATTGATCAGCAGGGCAGTTTATGGGTAGGAGGAAATCAGGGAATCAGCCGTTATGACTATAAGACTGATAGCTTTGTCAATTATAAATTGCCTCACAGCGTAGGCGAATGGTATATCTGCGCGATGACTGAGGACACAGCGCACAATATCTGGGTAGTTTCTGTTGCGGGAGACGTCTTTTGCCTAAAGACAACGGCAAAAAACTTTGTTCCGGTCAATCTGAATACTTTATCTCATGGAATTAAGAAGATATCTTACATAGGTATACAGAGAAATAATTTGTATCTGGGTACGGATGTTGGCCTTTTTGAAATCGGCGATAAAAGAAATACTTTATCCAAAATCAAACTTGCAGTTGACAGACCATACATTAACGACGTTTTTATAGATAATAATGATTTCTGGATAGGAACTGAGGGTAATGGTCTATTACGTTATAATATCAAAACCAGACAAAACAGCTATTTTACACATGCAGCAGATAAAAATAGCGTAGCCGATAATAATGTCAGATCTATAACAAAGGATGCTATCGGCAATATGTGGCTGGGTACCTTTAAGGGGCTTTCCATTTTAAATCCGGAAAGTTCTGCCTTTGACAATTATTATCATCAGCTTTCTCAACCTTTTACTATAGGACAGAATTCTGTTCGCTGCGTTTACCGGGACAGGCAGAACGGGATGTGGTTAGGAACTTATTATGGTGGGGTGAGTTATTATCATAAGGATGATATTAAGTTTAGTCTGCTTAGTCAGAATACGGGCAGAATTTCGCTTAATGACGAAGTCATCAGCGCTATCAGGCAGGATAAAAATGGCAATTTCTGGATTGGAACAAATAACAAGGGCCTTAATTACTGGAATCCCCGTAAAAATACCATTAGCTACTATTCTGCGCATGAAAACAGGCCGGACGGCTTAAGTTCAAATAATATTAAAGCTATCGGTTTTGATAATGCAGGTAATGTACTGATAGGAACTCATAAAGGCGGGTTAAACGTCCTTAATCCATCTACTGGTCAGATCAAACGATACCTGTCTGATGTAAATAACCCAAATAGCATTGCCGGTGATTTGGTCTACAGTATTTTAAAAGATCATCAGAACCGGATCTGGATAGGTACTCGTTCGGGGCTGGATCAGTTCATACCACAATCACAGCAATTTGTACATATCACCTCAGATAAAGCCGGGAAACGATTGATTTCAGATGATATTACCTGTTTATTCGAAGATAGTCAGCATCGGATCTGGATCGGTACAACCAACGGCGTTTCACAGTTTTATCCGGACAACCTGCTTTTTGGGAATACCGGCAATGGCACTTTAAGTGAAGATATCGTCAATTGTATTGTAGAGGATAAAAAGAAAAGAATCTGGATGGGAACCAGGGATGGATTGAGCCTATATGACGAAGCCAAACGTTCTTTTGTCAGTTTCAAAAACAGAAAGAATTTTCTGGACGGTACTATTTATGGTATACAGCCTGATGATGAAGGTAATTTATGGATTTCAACAAACCGCGGATTAGTGAAATTCAATCCCGACAGCTTTTTTATTCAGTCATTTGACGAAAGTGACGGTTTGCAGAATAATCAGTTCAACGAATATTCTTTTTATAAAGCGGCAGATGGTATGCTACTTTTTGGTGGGATTAAAGGCATTTCTTATTTCTATCCTTCGGCAATTAAACAACAACCGCTTCCACTAAAACTAAGCTTTACGGCGCTGGAAGTTTTTAATAAAAGAGTAAATGCAACAGACGGAACAGGTATTCTGAAAAATCATATAGATCAGACAGAAGAATTGGAACTGGGATCTGATTATAAGCATTTCAGCATATTTTTTAACGCTTTTAATTATATATCAGCAAACCGTACACATTATTACTATAAACTGGAGGGTATTGATAATGACTGGCAGCGTACTGATGACCTGAAGATCAGTTATAGTAATTTGCCTCACGGTCAATATGAATTGTCTGTTAAAGCAGTGGGACCAAATGGTGAAATTAGTCCGGTAAGGAAGCTGAAGATCTCTGTTTTACCACCCTGGTATAAAACTACCTGGTTTTATCTGTCTGTTTTTATTGTGATTGTTGTGACATCATATATCAGCTATAAAATTATAGTGGAAAGGATAAAAACATTACATCAGTTAAAACTGGAACGGATTGATAAAGAGAAAGTACATTCTATTAATCAGATGAAAATGGACTTTTTTACCAATGTATCTCATGAACTCAGAACGCCGTTAACATTAATTCTTGCACCTCTGGAAGAACTGATTAAAAAACCATCGGGAGATAAATCATCCGGTAAAAAGCTCGAACTGATGCTGATTAATGCAAAGAGACTCTATAATTTAGTAGATCAGTTATTTGAGTTCAGGAAAACTGAAATGGGGACCAGGCGGCTTAAAGTAGCTAAAGGAGATATTGTAAGTTTTGTACATGAGATTTATGAATCTTTTCATCCGCTTTCGGAGAAAAATAATATCCGGTATACATATTATTCTACAGAAGCAAAATTGTCTTTTTACTTTGATAAAGATGCCATAGCAAAGATCTTGTTTAATCTTTTGTCCAATGCGTTTAAATATACACGCCCAACTCAACAGGTTAGCATTGAACTGCTTAAAAGAGATGAAATGGTATTAATAAAGGTTGAAGATACAGGTGTTGGCATCTGTGAAGCCGATTTATCAAAGGTCTTTGATCGTTTTTATCAGGTAAATAACCGGGAGATGAATCTTGGCTCAGGTGTTGGTCTGGCTTTTACCAAAAGTTTGGTGGAGCTGCATCATGGAAATATCATAGTAGAAAGTGAACCCGGAAAGGGAACAGTTTTTACTATAGCTATTCCCTTATCAGATGCAATTTATTATAATAACTCTGATACTGAGATTACCGGGTATGAGCTTTCTGTAGTAACAGATAAGCTTTCTGTTACTGATTCTGTTGAGCCAGTGACAAATGATCCGGTCGAAATCAATATGAATATCAAACTGCTGATTGTTGACGATAATCAAGAAATTCTAGCTTACCTGGAAGATTTTTTTAAACAGCGTTATCAGGTAAGGGGAGCTTCTGATGGGAAAATGGCTTTGTCGATATTAGAGAAAGAGCCATTTGATCTGATTATCAGTGATGTCATGATGCCTGTGCTGGATGGTTTGGATTTCTGCAAACGGGTAAAGCAGAATATCAATACTTCGCATATTCCGCTAATTCTTTTGACTGCAAAAAGTGAAACCAGCCAACAGCTAAAAGGATTGGAAATAGGAGCAGATGATTATGTGACGAAGCCTTTTTCAACCATTTTGTTAGCTGCAAAAATCAATAATCTGTTGCGCTTGCGGAAAAGATTAAAAGAATATTATTCTGCCAGTAAAGAAATCATACCAGAAAATATCGCCTTTAATACGCTCGATGAAGATTTTTTGAAAGAAGCTATCGCGATCATTGAATTGCATCTTTCTGATTCGGAGTTCTCAGTGGATAAATTTAGCCGGGAGATAGGTATGAGCCGGTCCAGTCTTTATTTAAAGTTTAAAGCGATTACAGGAGAGTCAGTACTTGACTTTGTTAAACGTATACGATTTAAGAAAGCGGTGGAATTGCTGGTATCTAAACGATATACCATTGCTCAGATTGCTTATACATGCGGGTTTAATACACCATCTTATTTCTCTACGGCTTTTAAAAATTACTTCGGAGTCATGCCTAGTGAGTATCTGGAAAAAAATGAACCTGTCAAAAGATGA